ATACTGAAACTTCATTTCGTTTACTGATGTTATAcccttatttttttagaaacaaATTAACAGCTtcatttcaaatatttagGTTAATATCGGTGTATCTATTATTGCTTAGATTTTTGGACTTTCCGTTCGGAAACGGCAATGCGCTTTGTTGCTTTCCTGATTTCCTCATTCGTTTAATTGGAACTGAACACGTTCATTAATAGCCAATTGCAATAGTTGTACAATTCTAACAAATCATTCCTGTACTTCCGTTGAATTTATAAAAGACTTGTCTCAAAGGATTTAAAATCGTTCAACAATGAATATTAACAACTTAATCGTTTGtaacaaaatattataaatggTGAACTAGCCTTATAAgctaatttattaactgTACCAGAAGCAATTTACTTTGGTATTATTACCATATTTCATCAACCAGTCCAACTCTACACCACTACATTTATTCATGCACCGAACAGtgtaattttcaattaatgCATTAAATACAAGCTAAACATCACAAACCAAATAgtatgtaaaaataaacttgaaaaagaaagcgaGAAATCacttaatgaaaaaaaaaaatctactACCAAATCTCGAAATGAGTATAGATCAAATTGCAATGCTTTTTCCCTGACATGCATATGTGTAACCGACATATAAGTAATAAACTAGTATACCGCATAGATAATCTAAATGAAAAGTGCTGATTTCGTACTAAAAGCCAACCGTTAAAAGAACCTTTAGTAAAATCGTTGATCGTAAAACTTCAGTTGAACGTTTAAAGAGCGAAAGATACCTATATACTTTCAAGCATTATTTTAAGCCCTGATTGCACAACCAAGAGAGCTTTTGGGCCAATCCTCCCaaaagtagaaaaaagGACACTGTTAAGGACGGAAAACTATAGCAGCCCGAAAAGCACACATAAATttaagaaacaaaaatataagtAACACAAATTTATTCCATCCGTTTGACAGGTTGTTCTCCTGCTGGCAATGAAGGATGAGTGTCACCAATGTAAATCCAGAAGCCTGGTTCAATAACTTCTAAAACAGCTTGGGCTAAAGCATTCCTGGCATCGCTATCATGCTCTTCCCATTTGAAGTATCTTCTGGCCCAAACTGCTCCCTctgcttcttctttcttaCGCATATCACGTTGTGATTGTTCGATTGTAGACTTTTTCGAGCTTACAATATCATAATTACCACTGGCTAAGGCAGCGGACACTTCTTTCCAAACATTTCGAGACTCCCAGTCTCCCATTTCTGATTCAGGCTTGACGGTAATAGGAGTAGCTTCAAGACTAGGGATgcttaagaaaaaaatggtaCTTTTCAGACTAGGAATAGTCAATTTAGATTCGCCAGTCCATACACCTTCAACAATATAATCAGgatcttcatttttctcaaaGATAGTAGCCTTGAAAGAATTCTTGGTACCTCTGAAGTAACCTCGGCCGGAATAATCGATCtttgtaatataatttgTGTTGCTAACAATATAAGTCGAACCGTACAATTCAATATAAGGTGCCATAAACCACAGTCCTTCAAGGGAGATATTGGGCAGAGTTATATAATATGTCTCATTATACTTTTCAAGATGAACACGAAGCTGGCCGAGTTGGTTGACGTATACAGTTCGTCCTGAAAATCCACTTCTGTATTTATTATGCGTATCAACGGTGATACCGGCTTCCTTACAAACCACATGAGCAGCTGATTCAGGTCCGTGATGGGATACTTGCTCGGCAGTAA
This region of Schizosaccharomyces pombe strain 972h- genome assembly, chromosome: II genomic DNA includes:
- the osh42 gene encoding oxysterol binding protein; this translates as MSETSEQMEETVQSGNEPISKSTWMGFIKNLATFTGDLSTLSAPSFILSGTSLLEYMSYWFEFPELFVTIVDFPTPKERMLAVLKWYITGLSREYASRNKNYGTEKKPLNPILGELFYGSWDSSKGKVELTAEQVSHHGPESAAHVVCKEAGITVDTHNKYRSGFSGRTVYVNQLGQLRVHLEKYNETYYITLPNISLEGLWFMAPYIELYGSTYIVSNTNYITKIDYSGRGYFRGTKNSFKATIFEKNEDPDYIVEGVWTGESKLTIPSLKSTIFFLSIPSLEATPITVKPESEMGDWESRNVWKEVSAALASGNYDIVSSKKSTIEQSQRDMRKKEEAEGAVWARRYFKWEEHDSDARNALAQAVLEVIEPGFWIYIGDTHPSLPAGEQPVKRME